One genomic region from Heterodontus francisci isolate sHetFra1 chromosome 14, sHetFra1.hap1, whole genome shotgun sequence encodes:
- the fibinb gene encoding fin bud initiation factor, whose translation MLGLSVFYASLLCSLTQGFFSGPLQPEMSNGTFHHYFVPDGDYEENDDPEKCQMLFQVSDDRRCGMQADLETFLKEEMTTIKRQVEDAARILEGVGKSIAYDLDGEDSYGNYLRREATQIGEAFSHSDRSLVELEMKFRQSQENEVREVNKINDEVVHMLYHTRQILRETVEISSGLKDKHELLTLIVRSHGTRLSRLKNDFMRG comes from the coding sequence ATGTTGGGTCTGAGCGTGTTCTATGCCAGCCTTCTATGCTCCCTAACGCAGGGTTTTTTCAGTGGACCCCTCCAGCCGGAGATGTCTAATGGCACTTTTCATCACTACTTCGTACCGGATGGGGACTATGAAGAAAACGATGACCCCGAAAAATGTCAGATGCTTTTCCAAGTCTCCGACGACCGGCGTTGCGGGATGCAAGCCGACCTGGAGACTTTTCTGAAAGAGGAGATGACCACCATCAAGAGGCAAGTGGAGGACGCGGCGAGGATCTTGGAAGGGGTTGGGAAAAGTATTGCCTATGATCTGGACGGGGAGGACAGTTATGGGAACTACCTGCGCAGGGAAGCGACGCAGATCGGGGAAGCTTTCTCTCATTCGGATCGCTCTCTGGTCGAACTGGAGATGAAATTCCGACAAAGCCAAGAAAACGAGGTGAGGGAAGTGAACAAGATTAACGATGAGGTGGTGCACATGCTCTATCACACCAgacagatactgagggagacagtaGAGATCTCGTCTGGGTTAAAAGATAAACACGAACTTCTCACCCTAATCGTCAGAAGTCATGGGACAAGGCTGAGCAGACTGAAGAATGATTTTATGCGAGGCTAA